In the genome of Tautonia rosea, the window CCGAAGTCTTGACTCGCCCGGATGATCCGTTCGAGCTGAAGGTCACGTCGTTCCTGCCCTCGGCCATCGGTCAGCGCATTGCCGAGCCCTCAGCGCGGGGAGTGCCAATGATCAAGGCTCGGATGGAAATGACGCCGCCGAATATGCTCAGCCCGATGGATCCCTTCGCCGATCAGTTCGTGATCGACGAGAACCGCTGGATCGCCGCCAACGACCTGTTCAAGCGGACGGTCCAGGCGCTCCCCCCGGCGGCCCGCCTGGTCTTCCAGCATGTCAAGGGAGGGATTGAAGGGCGTGAGGCGGCCAACGACTTCCTGGACGTACCCGAAAACGGCACCGTTGAGAGTGCTCGATTGCACTACGAGGACGATACGGGTCGGACCCAGACCGTCGCGTTCTTCCCGGCCACCGAGAGCTGGGTGTTCCCCGATGGCACCGAGGCCAAGGGGCGAACGGCCACCCTTCCGAACAGCGATCTGAAGGTGACCTATAACCTTTCCGGCTCGCTCAACGACACGAGTATTTTCGACCGACTCCGATCGGCGAGGTTCGATGTCAGACCGAGTGGTCGAGACGCACCCGCGCGGCCAATTACCCTTGGCAGCTTCCTGCTGGCGATCGTCGAGAACACGAAGGACGATCAGATGCCGCTGGCCGAGTTCGCTGTCTCGAAGGGGGACGGGCCCGAGGTGATTCACTGGGCCGTGCCGATCCCGTCGGCCGCCCTTCCTCCGATGAGCTTTGAGGCGACGGAACAGCCGAACCTGTATCAGCCGGCTCCTTCCTTGATTCGAATCGGCTACTACAAGCCGTTACAGTTCGAGGAGGGCATGCAAGGGTTGAAGGGGTCGATCGAGGTGCTCGGCGTCGGTGAGAATCGGCTCTACTATCGGGCCCTCAATGCAGAAGGGATTCAGAATAAAGGTGAGCTGAAGCTCGGCGAGAACGTCGAGACCTTCGGCGGAGAAAACCGAGCGATGCAAGCCTCGCTCGCGGTTGACGAGTTCTATGACTCGGCCATGCCCCGATTTACCTACGTGTACCGGGAACTCCCTGTTTCGCAGGCGGGTCAAGGGGTTCCGGCAGCCCGGGTGAAGATCACCCATCGGGGAGAGAGTGATGACCGCTGGGTCTTGCTCTCGACGACCCCCTCGTTGAAGCCAAACCCGAGTGCTGTCGAGACGTTCAACTTCGACCGGGCTACGTACAACGTTTCCTACGACATGGACCGCGGCGAATTGCCCTTCTCGCTTCGTTTGATCGACTTCCGCCGCCGCTTCGATCCCGGCACCCGGCAGCCGAGTCACTACGAAAGCGATGTCTTGCTCTACGACCAGGAGCAAGGGATCGACGGCGAGCTGGTGACGATCTCGATGAACGAGCCGCTTTCGCACCGCGGTTACACGTTCTACCAGTCGAGCTTCAATCCGCCGACCAATTCGAGCGGTGAATTCGTCTCAATCTTTCAGGTGCGATACGACCCGACCTGGCAGATTATTTACATCGGCTGTCTGATGGTGGTTCTGGGGACGTTCCTTCAGTTCTATATGCGTGCCGGTATCTTCACTGATGGCGGCAAGCGAGAACGGGAACGAGCACTCAGGAAAGGCCAGGATCCGGGGGAGGCTCCCCCCAAGCCTGCTGAAGACGACGACCTGTTATAAGCCAACACCAACGACCTTGAGAGGCCCCGGCCGCGCCCGACCTTTCCCCCCATCCGGGATGCCGCACCATCGCGGCTCCCGGCCCGCCTTCGAGGCGACGGACCCGCTCTCCCCACTCCCCAAAGAAAGGCGACCGGACCCATGAGCATGCTCCGCAGTCCTGCCAGGACCTGGATCGGCCTGGCGATGGCCCTCGCGACGCTGGCCGCCCCGAGCGTGTCGAGGGGTCAGACCGAGGGATCTTCCTCCCCCCAGACCGCACCGGCAGAATCGGCCTATCAGGCGCTTGGGCGCTTGGTTCTGATGCACGAAGGCCGCCGCAAGCCGCTCGACACCGTCGCCCGGCAAGAGGTGAAGGCCGTCACCGGTCGGCAATCATTCGAGCCGATCGGCCCTGACGGAACGACCGGACCCGAGTGGGGACCCGTCGCCGCCCTGTTCAGCTGGTCCAATGCGCCGGACTTCTGGGACGATCAGCGGTTCATCCTGGCCGAGTACCTTCCGTTGCGGCGGATGCTCCTGTCCAGTTCGATCGATTCCGTCCTGCGAGCCGTGGTTGACGATCCCGAGACTTCCGAAGGACTGAAGCAGCGCGTTCAGTCCATCCTGGATCGCAAGGCCACGACCGAAGGGCCGGACGGGATCGCCACGGTCGACGAGCTGAAGTCGATTGCCCGCGATGCTGGGCTGCCTGATGCGCTTCAGGACCCGGTGGAGGCCTTGGCCCATCGCATTGACGGGCACGAGAAATTCCTCTCTCCTCGCGAGCTGGAAGAGGCGACCGTTCCGATCAAGGGTCGTCAGGTCCGCTTTGATCAGTGGTACATTGATATCGCCATGCGGTCGCGGCCTGATCCGAAAACGAATATCCCACCGACGCTGAGCACTCTGGAAAAGAAGGTGGGCGAGGTCTTCAACCGACTGACCCGCTACCAGGCGATCCGAGGCGATCACGGGTCGGGGATGCTCGGCGCCGAGGTCAATGTCGATCGTCTTGTCCCTCGACCGGCCAATGCGAAGTACATTGAATTCCTGGGCCTGGTTCGTGAAAAGTACGACGCGTTTGTCGAAGGCAACAAAGACGAACTCAATCTTCCGTCGATTGATCGTGTTAAGCGAGACATGCGGGACGTGAAGGTCATCACGCTCGAAGCTCCTGGCGGCCAGGAGTTCCGGCTTGACCAGTTCCTTGCCGTGCTGGTTGACGTGCCGGGAGCAGACTTCAATCCGGTTGAACGGGATGCCCTCTCGACGTTGGCCGAGTATTACGGCGACCTCCCGGCCGAGGATCGTAAAGTCCCCGGCACCGATGACGACGCCGATGAACAACTTCAGGCATGGCTCATGGCCGATGCCGACTGGGCCCCAGTGGCCCTGATCCTTGAGAGTGACCTCGGCCAACTGGCCCAGGCCGGCTACGACCGCGATGAACTGAACCGCTTCCGCGAGGCGATTCTCGCCGCAAAGGAAACCGAGGCCGATGAGCCAGGGTCGCTCGCCGCGGAGCAAGCCGAAGCCGTGGTGGCCTCCACCCGTGCTCTCGCCGCCGACCTGAGCACTTATCCGACCGTCGCCGAGGTCGATCGTGAGGTTCACTACAATACGTTTGCACCCTTCTACAAGGCTCCGACGTATTATGGCCTTGGCTTTGCCTTGCTCGGGCTCTGCCTGATGATCGGTACGATCAGTGGTGGAGCGGCTGGCACCATTCGCAAGTCGTTGTACGGTCTGGGGCTCCTCGGCCTGGTGGGTGGCATCGGGCTGGAGATTTACGGCTTTGCGTTACGGATCCTGATCTCGGGTTGGGCTCCGGTGACGAACTTGTACGAGACGGTGATCTGGGTTGCGCTCATCGCCGCGGTGATCGGTCTGGTCCTCGAAGCCATTTACCGGAGAGTCTATCCGGCGGCCGCGGCGGCCGGAGTGGCGATGCTCTGCACGATCATCGCAGCGAATGCTCAGAGCGTCTTGAATCCGAACATCGAGGCTCTGAACCCGATCTTGCGGAGCAACTACTGGCTGACGATCCACGTCATTACCATCGTCTCAAGTTATGCCGCGTTTGCCCTGGCCCTGGGGCTGGGTCTGATCGGAACCTGGTTCTACCTGACCGCTCCTTATCGTCGCGATGTGGGAATGGGTGAACTGTCCCGTCCCTTGATGGCGGTGCCGGTGCTGGCGGGACTCGGAACGGTAGGAATCTATGGGTCGTACAATGGCTGGGCCTCGGCTTCGGAGTCGATGATCTCGCTCTGGGGCCTTGGGATTTCGGGAGCCGACATCCTGTTCTTCGGCGGTTGGGCCCTGGCGGCCGCTGGGATTGCCGTGATGGTGATGGTCCTGAGTGGTCTTCTTGGCGAGGTCATTGCCCGACTTACCTTGCGAAATCAACGTGCTTCGGCCGCTGAAGGAACTACAACGTCAGCTGAGGCAACTGTTGAGGCCGTCTCTAGCGAAGGCGGCGGCACGGCCACGCTTACCCGTCCGAGCATTGCCGCCATCAAGGCCCGCAACGCCGAGATGTACGGCCACGGCGGAGACGACCCCCGCGAGCGGGCCATGCGAGACCGGGCCGAACAGGTCAAGCCAA includes:
- a CDS encoding cytochrome c biogenesis protein ResB, with product MATVSKKPSSPSPKPRGQKKDGSDRSDEGPILRAFNAIYRFLASLKLAIFSLSTLVIVLTIGMFYERSYGNAALQQYFYRTWWFGLLLAMLGINILCAATIRFPWKKRQTGFVVTHAGLLVVLVGSWFSFRTGDEGQVAMSEGDSSTALVRINDYTLRVQSVDEASQRSVQSLLRDIFTEISKDHEHSEGAEDEGFHNLQDQIARLSRDPAPNPAALRDLARMSAMPGSYREDLETLASRIEGQSYAFRFFPGPRQWEEGRSEVLTRPDDPFELKVTSFLPSAIGQRIAEPSARGVPMIKARMEMTPPNMLSPMDPFADQFVIDENRWIAANDLFKRTVQALPPAARLVFQHVKGGIEGREAANDFLDVPENGTVESARLHYEDDTGRTQTVAFFPATESWVFPDGTEAKGRTATLPNSDLKVTYNLSGSLNDTSIFDRLRSARFDVRPSGRDAPARPITLGSFLLAIVENTKDDQMPLAEFAVSKGDGPEVIHWAVPIPSAALPPMSFEATEQPNLYQPAPSLIRIGYYKPLQFEEGMQGLKGSIEVLGVGENRLYYRALNAEGIQNKGELKLGENVETFGGENRAMQASLAVDEFYDSAMPRFTYVYRELPVSQAGQGVPAARVKITHRGESDDRWVLLSTTPSLKPNPSAVETFNFDRATYNVSYDMDRGELPFSLRLIDFRRRFDPGTRQPSHYESDVLLYDQEQGIDGELVTISMNEPLSHRGYTFYQSSFNPPTNSSGEFVSIFQVRYDPTWQIIYIGCLMVVLGTFLQFYMRAGIFTDGGKRERERALRKGQDPGEAPPKPAEDDDLL
- a CDS encoding cytochrome c biogenesis protein, producing MSMLRSPARTWIGLAMALATLAAPSVSRGQTEGSSSPQTAPAESAYQALGRLVLMHEGRRKPLDTVARQEVKAVTGRQSFEPIGPDGTTGPEWGPVAALFSWSNAPDFWDDQRFILAEYLPLRRMLLSSSIDSVLRAVVDDPETSEGLKQRVQSILDRKATTEGPDGIATVDELKSIARDAGLPDALQDPVEALAHRIDGHEKFLSPRELEEATVPIKGRQVRFDQWYIDIAMRSRPDPKTNIPPTLSTLEKKVGEVFNRLTRYQAIRGDHGSGMLGAEVNVDRLVPRPANAKYIEFLGLVREKYDAFVEGNKDELNLPSIDRVKRDMRDVKVITLEAPGGQEFRLDQFLAVLVDVPGADFNPVERDALSTLAEYYGDLPAEDRKVPGTDDDADEQLQAWLMADADWAPVALILESDLGQLAQAGYDRDELNRFREAILAAKETEADEPGSLAAEQAEAVVASTRALAADLSTYPTVAEVDREVHYNTFAPFYKAPTYYGLGFALLGLCLMIGTISGGAAGTIRKSLYGLGLLGLVGGIGLEIYGFALRILISGWAPVTNLYETVIWVALIAAVIGLVLEAIYRRVYPAAAAAGVAMLCTIIAANAQSVLNPNIEALNPILRSNYWLTIHVITIVSSYAAFALALGLGLIGTWFYLTAPYRRDVGMGELSRPLMAVPVLAGLGTVGIYGSYNGWASASESMISLWGLGISGADILFFGGWALAAAGIAVMVMVLSGLLGEVIARLTLRNQRASAAEGTTTSAEATVEAVSSEGGGTATLTRPSIAAIKARNAEMYGHGGDDPRERAMRDRAEQVKPISSFVYRALQVGVLLVAAGTILGGVWADYSWGRFWGWDPKEVSALITLLVYLIPLHGRFAGWIGSFGMTMAAVLCFNSVLMAWYGVNFLLGVGLHSYGFAEGGNQGAVLLSALVVSSLAFGAIWRRSLAKREITPTVAA